Proteins encoded within one genomic window of Kineosporia sp. NBRC 101731:
- a CDS encoding ABC transporter substrate-binding protein encodes MNRPYRVLVVLAVGVLAGTLAACTSDAKPVEGHAGPAAVTVAPAAEFPATVKTFYGDITIEKQPERVVALGYGDADALLALGITPVAMKGWQQFGNRGSGPWANEHLDSTPELIPSQQMNADDDESRLVAQLNPDLIIDTDLDRDPERYKSLTKIAPVISAPQGMGEFGSPDLEEQTMLVARAMGVPRQGEELLDDLKTRAVSVAREHPEFDGKTISLAQKLETSWFAQISSIARMQFFLDLGFRVNPALVDEANKTKLEDVTDMRLTPKNFTTLDADLIVVDATYSDNPDAVPRNGDGTVTRSGTKAVTKNQRFAALPATRDGRSLVLPADPDLPYWEALDRPSLLSGNWLLDTLVPDISRRLDR; translated from the coding sequence ATGAATCGCCCATATCGCGTCCTGGTCGTTCTCGCCGTGGGTGTCCTGGCCGGGACTCTCGCCGCCTGCACGTCCGACGCGAAGCCGGTGGAGGGGCACGCCGGGCCGGCGGCGGTGACGGTGGCACCGGCCGCCGAGTTTCCGGCCACGGTCAAGACTTTCTACGGCGACATCACGATCGAGAAGCAGCCCGAGCGGGTGGTGGCGCTGGGGTACGGGGACGCGGACGCCCTGCTGGCGCTGGGGATCACCCCGGTCGCGATGAAGGGCTGGCAACAGTTCGGGAATCGGGGCAGCGGGCCGTGGGCGAACGAGCACCTGGATTCCACGCCGGAGCTCATTCCCAGCCAGCAGATGAACGCGGACGACGACGAGAGCCGGCTGGTCGCCCAGCTGAACCCTGACCTCATCATCGACACGGACCTCGACCGCGACCCGGAGCGTTACAAGAGCCTGACGAAGATCGCTCCGGTGATCAGCGCCCCGCAGGGCATGGGCGAGTTCGGCTCCCCCGACCTGGAGGAGCAGACCATGCTGGTCGCCCGGGCGATGGGGGTACCGCGGCAGGGTGAAGAATTACTGGACGACCTGAAGACGAGAGCGGTCTCGGTGGCCCGGGAGCATCCCGAGTTCGACGGGAAGACGATCTCTCTCGCGCAGAAGCTCGAGACCAGCTGGTTCGCCCAGATCTCCTCCATCGCCCGGATGCAGTTCTTTCTCGATCTGGGGTTCCGGGTGAACCCGGCGCTGGTCGACGAGGCGAACAAGACCAAGCTGGAAGACGTCACGGACATGCGCCTCACGCCCAAGAACTTCACGACCCTGGACGCCGACCTGATCGTCGTCGACGCGACCTACTCCGACAACCCCGACGCGGTCCCCCGCAACGGAGACGGGACGGTGACCAGGAGCGGGACCAAGGCGGTCACCAAGAACCAGCGCTTCGCCGCCCTTCCCGCCACCCGCGACGGCCGTTCCCTGGTCCTCCCCGCCGATCCCGATCTCCCGTACTGGGAGGCCCTCGACCGCCCCAGCCTGCTTTCGGGGAACTGGCTGCTCGACACCCTGGTACCGGACATCTCCCGGCGGCTCGACCGGTAA
- a CDS encoding VWA-like domain-containing protein — MDHQKLLAARLLAVQAHPYLAGALFAMTIVPDRQLFTMAVDRYWRCYVSPSFVETCDVGELAGAWVHEVSHLLRDHHARGDDLWERSRAGRGSPDPSVTYARTLAGGSWLDADNPGRERLRMNIAMDCEINDDEQRQPGPGGIRLPAGSLVPRKFEMPEGRPFEGYLRELPATVVNGYLAWLDCGSGAHGGDAPWDLGPVGGHPLSPAEAEVIRIRTAEQIKRGRGRTPGRWSRWADEVGRPKQDWHRILGAAVRAGLGSGGGSGDHTFNRPGRRSAALGGRVVLPALTRPTPEVAVVIDTSGSVSDNELGSALAETAGIISAAGGRRVTVYSCDSAVQTVQQVASARQITLAGGGGTDLRRGIRRALAARPVPDVLVILTDGHTGWPESAPQVPVVIGVFGPEPALGDDGEWRPKRPPAWARTIRIG, encoded by the coding sequence ATGGACCACCAGAAGCTGCTGGCGGCCAGACTTCTGGCCGTCCAGGCCCATCCGTATCTGGCCGGTGCCCTGTTCGCCATGACCATCGTCCCTGATCGTCAGCTCTTCACCATGGCGGTGGACCGCTACTGGCGCTGCTACGTCTCGCCCTCGTTCGTGGAGACCTGTGACGTGGGTGAACTGGCCGGGGCCTGGGTGCACGAGGTGAGTCATCTGCTGCGTGATCACCATGCTCGGGGCGACGACCTCTGGGAGCGTTCACGGGCTGGGCGCGGCTCGCCCGACCCGTCCGTGACCTACGCCAGGACCCTGGCGGGAGGCTCGTGGCTGGATGCGGACAACCCCGGTCGAGAGCGCCTGCGGATGAACATCGCGATGGACTGCGAGATCAACGACGACGAGCAGAGGCAGCCGGGTCCCGGCGGAATCCGGCTACCGGCAGGCAGTCTCGTACCCAGAAAGTTCGAGATGCCGGAGGGCCGACCGTTCGAGGGTTATCTGCGAGAGCTGCCTGCCACCGTGGTGAACGGCTACCTGGCCTGGCTCGACTGCGGTTCCGGGGCGCACGGAGGGGATGCGCCCTGGGACCTCGGCCCGGTCGGCGGGCACCCGCTCAGCCCGGCGGAGGCCGAGGTGATCCGCATTCGCACGGCCGAGCAGATCAAGCGTGGCCGGGGCCGTACCCCCGGTCGCTGGAGCCGATGGGCGGACGAGGTCGGCCGGCCGAAGCAGGACTGGCACCGGATTCTCGGGGCGGCGGTGCGGGCGGGACTGGGCAGCGGGGGCGGATCGGGCGACCACACCTTCAACCGGCCCGGGCGCCGGTCGGCGGCCCTGGGCGGGCGGGTTGTGCTGCCCGCCCTGACCCGGCCCACCCCGGAGGTGGCCGTGGTCATCGACACCTCCGGCTCGGTCAGCGACAACGAGCTCGGCTCCGCCCTGGCCGAGACCGCCGGCATCATCAGCGCGGCCGGCGGGCGCCGGGTCACCGTCTACAGCTGTGATTCGGCCGTGCAGACGGTGCAGCAGGTGGCCTCGGCCCGGCAAATCACCCTGGCCGGGGGCGGCGGCACCGATCTGCGCCGGGGTATCCGCCGGGCCCTGGCGGCCCGGCCCGTCCCCGACGTTCTGGTCATCCTCACCGACGGGCACACCGGCTGGCCGGAGAGCGCGCCGCAGGTACCGGTCGTCATCGGGGTGTTCGGGCCGGAACCGGCGCTGGGCGACGACGGTGAGTGGCGCCCGAAAAGACCACCGGCGTGGGCCCGGACGATCCGGATCGGGTGA